cgacgacgacgcaggCAAATCACTCGACTCTTCAACCGATCCTTGTCTCACAGAGGTAGGGGACGAGTCGTAGGCCTTACGGCTAATTGTGGGACGACTTAGCAGCATGTCGAGAAACTGATGAAAAGGAATATGCGATCTTCTAATGAATGATCCCGCCAGCTCCAagcaaagaggaagagacagATAAAAAGGTTCGCGTGTAAATTGCTTCAAAGCATTCCGATCTTTGTCGGTCAAGCTCATCGGTTTGACAGttgtcgacgttcgtcgcaaGAGCGAcacgatcgtctcgtcttgCTCTAAAAGTCCGACGCGCATTTCGCTGTACACATTTTCGGGAGTCGACGGAATGTTtgtgtcgttgtcgtcggcaATAATTATTACTCTCCCGGCGCTGGTCGCTTTCGGAAGATaagcgtcgacttcgaaacCTTCCCAAATTCCATCAATGATCAATAGCCAGTTGTCGAGTTCTCTGAGATAGGAATGCAAATGACTAATAATTAGTCCCTCGATCATGCTAACGGCTGAAATTGAAGCGATGGCACAAAATCCGTCCAACAACATCAAATTCGAATGTCCGCGTACCCAAAATATATGACTGTAATGAGCGTTAAACATTTTGAGAAATTCGGCAATTAGAGTCGTTTTTCCGATGCCGGGCTGAATGCCGCGAACGTAGCGCACCAACAGCCCTTTATCCTTATTTAATACCCATTGAGACAATTCGTTTAATTCCGATTCCATGCCGGCGAAAAATTGACAATCCGGAACGCATCGTACGTTGAAGGAGGCCGGGAACTCGAGCGAAATGTCCGGTCCAATGATCTGAAATCCGGCCCAGTGAACGGGATGCGCAAACTGTTCGAGACAACGCAACTGGTGCATCGACTGCTGCAAAGCAAACGACGCCGGCGCCCCACGCAACATGTTACGGTAGAAAAAATACATGAGGTGCTCCGTCGCTCGATCGGGAACTCGCCATAAGGTGACGAGAACCATTCTCGCTCCGGCGATCAGAAAGCTTCGCGCCAAGCCCATTACCCCGTCGTTATTCGGCTCGCCTCTCGCGCTTCCGCACGAACTCAAGCAGACGAGCTGAGCTCGCAAGTCCATGCCTTCGATCTCGTCGCAGGTCAGCAAGCAGCACTTTGAATCGATCAGGTTCCCCGGCCGAACGCGcgccttttcctcctcttcgggAGCTAGAAAGAGCGTCGTGCCGCCCTGTCCACCGTGCGTCGCCAGGTGAATCAACTGGGCCTGCGGTAATTCTCGCGTCACGCGCCGCTTCGTTGCTTCCTTTCGAACGAGAGCGTGCCCGTTGACGagtcgagcgacgtcgttcgcctCGCGTTCGGCATTCGGCAGCGTGACCGGGCGCCACGGTTCGGACTGGCCGGGAATGTGCATCGACGGCACATCGGGATTACCGACGATTAGAGAATCGGTTAGCATCACGTCGCCGCTATCGTCTCGCCATCGTTCAAATTCGATCAGCGCCGGAATGCTTCGTATTCTGTAAATCTGCGACATCATTAAATTATCTTTACCGCACGGTAGAGCCGAGAAGGGAACGAGAGTGATGAGACCGGCgggaatgacgacgagatcgacgctTCGCGTCGGCAACCACTCCTCGATGGGTCGTATGAGAAAATTAGACAAATCGCTCAAATCTGGAGTCTTGATTCGTTCCTCGTTTTCGCCCGGCAATCGATTGAGATTCTCGTAGTTCGTCAGTTCGGCGACGGTGCTGCGAATTTTCTTGTCGAGTCGCGATTCGCTTCGCGGATCGTCGGCAattttcgtcgcgcgaaaaTTCACGTCGCCTTGGGGACTGACGACCCACGCGTGAAGACTCGTTCGACATATGGAATAGATTAGAACCCAAGCGTTCTGTCTCTTCACCAAATCGATAATCTCGTCTCGAGTGATTTTCTCGTAACTGTCGATGAGCGGACGCACGCCGCTcaacgaaaaacgtttcgcgacgacgtcgacgaactgACGACCGCGACTTCGTTCGGAAATCTCCAAAGCGCGCATCTTGTCGCCCAATTCGCCCAAGACGAATtgaagtcgacgatacgATTTCGAATTGAGTTGATGATAGGTCGGTCGAAACGACTCGCTCGCGCCCGTCTGCTGATAGAGCTCGTCGAATATCGCTATCGCCTTTTCGAAACTGTCGCGcgccttctcgacgtcgccgagaccCTCGAGAGCGCAGCCTCGATTGTGATACGCGTTTCCTTCCGATATCTTGTCGCCGGCTCGACTCATCGAACTCAGCTCGATCGTACGTTCGTAGAGTTCGACCGCTTCGCCGAAACGCGATTGCGATTGGAGAGCGTTGCCGAGAttgccgcgcgcgcgcgcttcggcgacgatgtcgttcgtttcgacggcgagtTCTAACGAAAGTCGAAAATGTTTTTCCGCTTCGCTGTACCTTTTCGACATCTGATAGACGTTTCCCAAGTTCGAATAGGAGCGTCCGAGATCGGCTTGATCGCCGATTTTTTCCGCTAtgttgacggcggcggtgagATGCgccaaagcgtcgtcgtactTTCGAATAGACGAATAGCAATTTCCTATGCTCCCGTTCGCCACTCCCATCATGACGTCGTCCTTCAAATCCTTCGCAAttttcaactgttctctaAAATATCGCAATGCCGCCGGCACGTCGCCCATCTGCTGATAAATATTCGCAATGTTGCTCAACGCCGACGCTTCCGTTCGCttatcgtcgacgtgcgcGCTGAGCGACACGCAATTCTCGTACGTCTccttcgcggcgacgagattgCCGCGCGAGCGTTGACAATGACCGATCTTATTCAATATGCTCGGACGATCGCGATGCGTCGGTTTCTTGATCTCGCACACTTGAAGCGATTGCTCGTAGAGTCGAAGGGCGCTGTCGAGCATGTGAGCCGCCGTGTAGACGTCGCCTTGaccgacgagagcgacgatttgatagtcgctgtcgtcgtaatcgcgcgcgaacgcgtgAAGCGTCTGATAGGCGTTCAACGAGTCCTGGAGTTCGCCTTGGTTCTTGAGCGACAAGGCGATGCCGAGTTGGGTCTTCAGTTTGACGTCGCGCGGCAGTCGCGTCTCCTCGTCCGCGCCCATGAGTCGACTATAGAAGCCGAACGCGTCCAAGTGATGTCCAGCCTTGGCGCTCACGTCGCCGAGACGAAGCAGCACGCGCGCGTGCTCGTCGCTACGCGCCTCGACCATTTTCAAAAGTTCAGTATAG
This sequence is a window from Oscarella lobularis chromosome 7, ooOscLobu1.1, whole genome shotgun sequence. Protein-coding genes within it:
- the LOC136188738 gene encoding uncharacterized protein, with the translated sequence MGDDRLVRTHDQSRVTVEKVKEHLNKPSNSASCHQWILLPSDASASMDLRIIDVIIVRDHGSAKLGAKLHAALKSLNLKIIEMDLPSASSEKEQAQFLNKFGQGSHVFCLVFGLTLITNYWSQLQSFVKRYTDYSPSTVVFVWYNVSKEMALGRAEDLRRVPDCEFSEADDADSIALGIRVRVKAIADEEQRDVLPMRRSNLSEQQRLDFLKKHRNQPPRRTLLDAVSKIFFRSDSSRKETALVITGPPGFGKTACLEDFMREYRTYYDVVVFLRCSDVFEWLVSLTKMCEEFEINARRLYKAELEPTLAKELSGRKTVLVACDDVQESCVYNLSRFVQSITESSIHILITTQLPRIRNLDHFSIEAVKLSREELDDYFSIRSRSEPSAGARVRMPSTQGSTVHVDVLDSHPAACGLARDYLLKTKSGIWGLKPQYHGIWAEHYFTYGKDKFTQWLEKRDLTDLRSYLAQGQLTSLEDIAKADSSAIEGLVPQADVPRLAEALRSLTKELDDERLNVMIHLNLSTASRAANSILNMLSVVGDDWFEYDVLLRSWMKQYKDQSDETAKRALDSLEKLGLAHLNRGRVDDAVLAVRVPRCFQKSILNRLTKEKQTSYKKIVQCLAFYLSRRLPVHKVWSFDAKDAALFTHALAVARHSKRASLFTISARNIIAFARELVYVYGLAAEAKQFSEHLLKMEQLVPENVFSVCREKIRVQLSHIDIFDQPLTDTLLLEILSIITKNLSEAKLYRLAVVYLEKEIEILRRHPERLAELSSLRVTLAEAYGATGREREATALFESLSESDPLVVNDRMRRKILFGRAESQETAEEYVQAKASYTELLKMVEARSDEHARVLLRLGDVSAKAGHHLDAFGFYSRLMGADEETRLPRDVKLKTQLGIALSLKNQGELQDSLNAYQTLHAFARDYDDSDYQIVALVGQGDVYTAAHMLDSALRLYEQSLQVCEIKKPTHRDRPSILNKIGHCQRSRGNLVAAKETYENCVSLSAHVDDKRTEASALSNIANIYQQMGDVPAALRYFREQLKIAKDLKDDVMMGVANGSIGNCYSSIRKYDDALAHLTAAVNIAEKIGDQADLGRSYSNLGNVYQMSKRYSEAEKHFRLSLELAVETNDIVAEARARGNLGNALQSQSRFGEAVELYERTIELSSMSRAGDKISEGNAYHNRGCALEGLGDVEKARDSFEKAIAIFDELYQQTGASESFRPTYHQLNSKSYRRLQFVLGELGDKMRALEISERSRGRQFVDVVAKRFSLSGVRPLIDSYEKITRDEIIDLVKRQNAWVLIYSICRTSLHAWVVSPQGDVNFRATKIADDPRSESRLDKKIRSTVAELTNYENLNRLPGENEERIKTPDLSDLSNFLIRPIEEWLPTRSVDLVVIPAGLITLVPFSALPCGKDNLMMSQIYRIRSIPALIEFERWRDDSGDVMLTDSLIVGNPDVPSMHIPGQSEPWRPVTLPNAEREANDVARLVNGHALVRKEATKRRVTRELPQAQLIHLATHGGQGGTTLFLAPEEEEKARVRPGNLIDSKCCLLTCDEIEGMDLRAQLVCLSSCGSARGEPNNDGVMGLARSFLIAGARMVLVTLWRVPDRATEHLMYFFYRNMLRGAPASFALQQSMHQLRCLEQFAHPVHWAGFQIIGPDISLEFPASFNVRCVPDCQFFAGMESELNELSQWVLNKDKGLLVRYVRGIQPGIGKTTLIAEFLKMFNAHYSHIFWVRGHSNLMLLDGFCAIASISAVSMIEGLIISHLHSYLRELDNWLLIIDGIWEGFEVDAYLPKATSAGRVIIIADDNDTNIPSTPENVYSEMRVGLLEQDETIVSLLRRTSTTVKPMSLTDKDRNALKQFTREPFYLSLPLCLELAGSFIRRSHIPFHQFLDMLLSRPTISRKAYDSSPTSVRQGSVEESSDLPASSSSSSDQARQTASLVSPIPISMEVAKFIVSLILESLSDSALKFLACFVSSGSRILPINLLRNMVGEREKSLDGASEDDVTELTFNACLAEVVAASVLRKHSDGVVVKHSFMERVHEGSTAVSIHPVVLNCLRPNFDVVQSQMFITWASVFNLELKREGNEQKNVTFTQATAFCQYVSHQRLSKNEEAQVTASTESLILTIRTEAVKYPPAFAKCCLLLKNPSLFTKL